The following coding sequences lie in one Benincasa hispida cultivar B227 chromosome 6, ASM972705v1, whole genome shotgun sequence genomic window:
- the LOC120079281 gene encoding bHLH transcription factor RHL1-like, whose protein sequence is MDSGPFRPAFETSAGWRCHAAILPSTDFSTEGGTECNQSNGTGGAGGQTSAEAPSSNDAMTVTEDQVVKLMEEDMGSAMQYLQGKGLCLMPISLASAISAATCPSRPMTATKGRGDAPTSPSLSALTVQSTALGNGTVDRTVGDSVSVSRPP, encoded by the exons CGTTCGAGACGTCAGCAGGTTGGCGGTGCCATGCCGCCATCCTTCCTTCTACCGATTTTTCCACTGAG GGTGGCACTGAGTGTAACCAGTCCAACGGAACCGGTGGAGCCGGCGGACAGACTTCGGCTGAAGCTCCGTCGAGTAATGACGCAATGACGGTGACGGAGGACCAGGTGGTGAAGTTAATGGAGGAGGATATGGGCTCCGCCATGCAGTACTTACAAGGCAAAGGCCTCTGCCTCATGCCCATCTCTCTCGCCAGCGCTATCTCCGCCGCCACGTGTCCCAGCCGCCCAATGACGGCAACGAAGGGCAGAGGAGATGCTCCCACCTCTCCCAGCTTATCGGCGTTGACTGTTCAGTCAACTGCCTTGGGTAACGGTACCGTCGACAGAACCGTCGGAGACTCTGTCTCCGTTTCACGGCCGCCGTGA